From Halorussus lipolyticus:
CGCGTCGACCCTCCGAGAACCTGAGATGCCCGACATCGAAATCACCGACGTAGCGGTCGCGGGCGGGCGAGTCGAGTACGAGTACGACTGCTCGACCTCTGTCGGCCGGTTCTTCGCCGAGGACCTCGCCGTCGAGTACGACGTGGACGTGAGCGCGGTCCCCGAGAGCGTTCTCGTCATCCCCTGTCTGGCCAACCTCTGCCCGGTGGCGTGGGCCACCGGCGCGGACGTGTCGGCCCCGGCGGTCGATTCGCGGTTTCTGGACGCCCTCGAAGCGGTCCGCGAGGGGTTCGAGGAGCTATACCCCGAGTTCGTATCCGCCAGCGAGGTGCGGGCCGACCGGCGCGTCGAAACCTCGGACGTGGCGTTCGACGGCGGAAGCGTCGAGCGGTCGTCGGGCGACGGGACCGGCCCGCAGTCGTCGCTCGCCGACAGCGACGACGCGGTGCTGTTCAGCGGGGGCGTGGACTCGGTGGCCTCCTACGTCCGCCACCGCGAGGCCGACCCCCTACTGGTCTCCATCCACGGCTTCGACATCGAGTTAGACGACCGGACCGCGTGGGCCAAGCGAGCGCCCGAACTCCGCGAGTTCGGCGAGTCCCGCGGCGTCAAGAACCGGTTCGTCCGGATGAATCTCCACTCGGCGCTCGACGTGTTCCTCCTCAACGCCCGGTTCGGCGACCACTACGCCGACGACTGGATAACCTCAGTTGGCTACGGCCTGAGTCTGCTAGGGACCTGCGCGCCCCTCACGGCGGCCGAGGGCGTCGATACCCTCCGCATCGCGGCCTCCGGGTGGGAGGGCGGCGAACCGCCGGGTGGTTCACACCACCGAATCGTGGACGAGGTGGCGTGGGCCGACACCACCGTCGAACACGCCGTCTACGACCTGACTCGACAGGACCGAATCGAGCGCATCGCCGACTACGTCCGCCAGCAAGCCCCGGACCTCCAGATTCGGTCGTGTTCCCGCGAGGGCGACAACTGCTCGGAGTGCCTGAAGTGCATGCGGACCGCGGTCGGTCTCCTGCTCTCGGGCTTGGACCCCGCCGACCACGGCTACGAGTTCGACCGCGAGACGTTCGAGTACGTCCGGCGACGACTCGAAACCGACGACTGGCGACTCAGCGACTACGAGCGCCTGATGTGGCGCGACATGCAGGAGCGGACGAACCCCGGCGACGAGTACCCCTATCCCGAGGCCGAGGCGTTCTTCGCGTGGTTGCGCAACCAGAACGTCGAGAATCTGGGGGCCGACCCGGCCGACTCGAACCGGAACCGGGCGCTCTACGCCCTCGCCCAGCGCACCCCCTATCCGGTCTACTCGGGCGTCTCCTCGGCCTATCGGTTCGTGGACGAGTGGGTCCTCGGGTAAACCGGCACCCGAACTGAACCTTTAACCCACCGCGGAAACCAACCCCTGTCAATGACCGCTGGCGGGTCGCGTCTACCGGGGACGCCCGACGACGAGGACGCCGACCCAATCGTCCTCCACGTGGACATGGACTGCTTCTACGCGGCCTGCGAGCGCCGCAGAGAACCGAAGCTGACTGGCGAACCGGTCGTGGTCGGAATGGGCTACGAGGAGGGCGCGACCCACGGCGCGGTCGCCACCGCGAGTTACGAGGCCCGCGAATACGGCGTCGATAGCGCCCAAGCCATCTCGACCGCGCTCGAACGCCTCCCCCGAAAAGCCGAGGTGGCGGAGGGCGAGGACGCCGCCGACGCGGGCTACTACCGACCGGTGGACATGGACTACTACGAGGAGGTCAGTTCGGAGGTCAAAGAAATCCTCCACGACTCGGCCGACGTGGTGCGGGAGGTCAGCATCGACGAGGCCTACCTCGACGTGACCGACCGGACCGCGTGGGAGGTCGCCGAGGGGTTCGCCCGTCACGTCAAGAACCGCATCGACCGGGAGGTCGGCGTCACCGCCAGCGTCGGGGTCGCGCCCAACATGTCCACAGCGAAAATCGCCAGCGACTACGACAAGCCAGACGGTCTCGTGGTTGTCGAACCCGGTGAGGTCCGGGACTTCCTCGCGCCCCTCGACGTGGGCGAGATTCACGGCGTCGGCCCCGTCACGGCCCGCGAACTGCGCGGGATGGACATCGAAACAGCGGGGGACCTCGCCGAGGCCGACCGCGGGGTCCTCGAAGCGACCTTCGGCGAGCGCGGCGCGGAGATGCACCGCCGCGCCCGCGGCGACGACCAGCGCGAGGTCACGCCCACCGGCCGGCCCAAGAGCCTCTCGCGCGAGT
This genomic window contains:
- the dinB gene encoding DNA polymerase IV is translated as MTAGGSRLPGTPDDEDADPIVLHVDMDCFYAACERRREPKLTGEPVVVGMGYEEGATHGAVATASYEAREYGVDSAQAISTALERLPRKAEVAEGEDAADAGYYRPVDMDYYEEVSSEVKEILHDSADVVREVSIDEAYLDVTDRTAWEVAEGFARHVKNRIDREVGVTASVGVAPNMSTAKIASDYDKPDGLVVVEPGEVRDFLAPLDVGEIHGVGPVTARELRGMDIETAGDLAEADRGVLEATFGERGAEMHRRARGDDQREVTPTGRPKSLSRESAFTEATDDDEAKRDQIRTLAEAVADRASRKGALYQTIGIKAVTPPFDVNTRAKSLPGPVDEPELVTEIGLDLLSEFDGEEVRKVGVRVSNLSFAEGEQASLGDGWESAESAETDPETGGPADDDQLSLGAGWPNSPGEPADSGGSEDGATDQSDPDGQLSLGREWDAVDEAADELALNDEDENADADRADDSGSEGQVSLGDFG